CCTCTTCCTTTACCTCTGTTTCCTTCCCTTCCTCTTCAGCGGGGGCTTCTTCCTCCTCTAACTCTTCCTCTGCAGGGGCTGCTTCCACAACTTTTTCTGGTTCAGATACTGTTACCACTGTTTCCTCTGGAGGAGTGATTACTTTCACATCACCCTCAATTTTTATATCTCCCACATGAACGGAATCTCCTATCTCAAGCTCTGTTACATCAACCTCAATTACTGATGGGAGGTCTAATGGTTTTGCTTCGATTTCAATTTCATGTAAAACCTGGTAAAGTACACCACCCTCTTTAACTCCTCTTGCTTCTCCAACAAGATGTACTGGAATTTTTGCGTATATCGGTTTTTCAAGGGAAACAGAATAGAAATCGGCATGAATAATCCTATCAGTGACTGGATGAAATTGAACATCCTGAAGTAGTGTTATAAACTTTTCCTTAGTTTCTTCCACTTCAAGATCTATAAGGAAATCTGCGTGCCTCCTTTTTCTTAATAATCTTAAAAGTTCACCATGAGCTACAGAAACTGTCTTACTTTCCTCTACTCCTTCACCATAGATTACTGCAGGCACAAATCCTTCTTCTCTCAACTTTCTTAAATCACTTTTCTTTTCGGTTTTCCTTTCATAGGCTTTAAGCGGTATCTTCTTCATATCTTTAATTCCTCCTTAATCTTTTTACTGTCTTATTGATTATACAATATGTTAACATCCAT
This genomic interval from Caldisericia bacterium contains the following:
- a CDS encoding 50S ribosomal protein L25/general stress protein Ctc, which encodes MKKIPLKAYERKTEKKSDLRKLREEGFVPAVIYGEGVEESKTVSVAHGELLRLLRKRRHADFLIDLEVEETKEKFITLLQDVQFHPVTDRIIHADFYSVSLEKPIYAKIPVHLVGEARGVKEGGVLYQVLHEIEIEAKPLDLPSVIEVDVTELEIGDSVHVGDIKIEGDVKVITPPEETVVTVSEPEKVVEAAPAEEELEEEEAPAEEEGKETEVKEEEKKEE